The sequence below is a genomic window from Streptomyces sp. B21-105.
CGAAGGCGCCGCCGGCGACCAGCGCGCCGAGCAGTTCGCCGCCGAGGCCGCCGATCATCCGGTCGGGCAGCAGCAGGACGGCCGCGTCCGCGTCGCCGCTGAGGGCGAGCTCGGGTGTGTAGAGGCGGCCGAGGGCGCCGTAGACGGGCGGCAGGAGGTAGAACGCGCCGATCAGGGCGAGGACGGCGACCGTGGTGCGGCGGGCGGCGACGCCGTGCGGGCTGGTGTAGAAGCGCACGACGACGTGCGGCAGGCCCATGGTGCCGAGGAACGTCGCGAGGATCAGCCCGTAGGTGGCGTACAGGGGCCGTTCCTCGCGGCTCGCGGCGAGCGAGGTGGACATGCCGCCGCCGGGTCCGCGCTCGGCGGCGGGGACCGCGGCGCCCTCGGTGAAGGTGAGGCGGGCTCCGCGCTCGATGCGGTGGGTGCCGGCGGGCAGCCGGAGCACCGCGTCCTCGTGCGGGCGGCCGTCGACGGTGCCGTCCACGGTCACGGTCAGCGGGCGGTCCAGTTTCAGGTGCAGGGTGTCGCCGACCCGGACGACCCGCTGGTCGCGGAAGGCCGCCGGCTCCTCGAAGACGTCGCGGGGTGCGCCGTCGCTCTGCCAGGCGAGGACCAGGAAGAGGACGGGGACGAGGAGGGCGGTGAGCTTGAGCCAGTACTGGAAGGCCTGCACGAAGGTGATGCTGCGCATGCCGCCCGCGGCGACGGTGGCCGTGACGACCAACGCGACGATCAGCCCGCCGAGGGAGTCGGGGGCGCCGGTGAGGACCGTCAACGTCAGTCCGGCGCCCTGGAGTTGGGGCAGCAGGTAGAGCCAGCCCACGCCCACGACGAAGGCGCCCGCGAGCCGTCTCACGGCCTGCGAGGCGAGCCGCGCCTCGGCGAAGTCGGGGAGGGTGTAGGCGCCGGAGCGGCGCAGCGGGGCGGCGACGAAGAGCAGCAGGACCAGGTAGCCGGCGGTGTAGCCGACCGGGTACCAGAGCATGTCCGGGCCCTGGACGAGGACGAGGCCCGCGATGCCGAGGAAGGAGGCGGCGGAGAGGTACTCGCCGCTGATGGCGGCCGCGTTGAGGCGGGGGCCGACGGTTCGGGAGGCCACGTAGAAGTCGGAGGTGGTGCGGGAGATGCGCAGGCCGAAGGCGCCGACGAGCACGGTCGCGACGACCACGAGGGCGACGGCGGGGACGGCGAAGGTCGAGTTCATGCTCGCACCGTCCTCACCGGTCCTCGACCAGCCGGACGAAGTCCCGTTCGTTGCGCTCGGCGCGGCGCACGTACCACCGGGCGAGCAGGACGAGCGGGGCGTACAGGCAGAAGCCGAGGACCGCCCATTCGAGCCGGTGGGCGCCGGGCATCGACGCGAAGAGCAGCGGCAGCGGGCCGACGAGGAGCACGAGGACGGCGAACACCGTGAGCGCGGCGCGCAGCTGGGATCGCATCAGGGAGCGGACGTAGGTGTCGCCCAGGGTCGTCTGCTCGTCGATCTCGGTGCGCGGGCGGTAGTAGCCGGAGGTGTGCGGGTAGCGTCCGCGTGAGCGGAGCCGGGCGTGGGCAAGGGTGCGGCGGCCGGGGCGGGTGACGACGACACGTCGTTCGACGGGGTCCTGATGGGGCACGGTCAGGTCCGCCTCATCAGCAGGTCCCGCAGTTCGCGCGCGTGCCGACGGCTGACCTGGAGTTCCTCGCCGCCGACGAGGACGCTCACGGTGCCCGCGTCGAGCCGGAGTTCGCCGATGTGGCGCAGCGCGACGAGATGGCGGCGGTGGATGCGGACGAAGCCACGGGCGCTCCAGCGGTCCTCCAGGGTGGACAGCGGGATGCGGACGAGGTGGCTGCCGCGGTCGGTGTGCAGCCGGGCGTAGTCGCCCTGCGCCTCGACGTGCGTGATGTCGTCGACGGCGACGAAGCGGGTCACGCCGCCGAGTTCGACGGGTATGTGGTCGGGGTCGGGTTCGTGGACCGGGATGCGGGGCGCGGTCCCGCGCTGTTCGGCGGCCCGGCGGACGGCCTCCGCGAGGCGTTCCTTGCGGACCGGTTTGAGGACGTAGTCGACGGCCTTGAGGTCGAAGGCCTGGACGGCGAAGTCCTCGTGCGCGGTGACGAAGACGACCAGCGGGGGCCGGGCGAAGCCGGTGAGCAGGCGGGCCAGGTCGAGGCCGTCGAGGCCGGGCATCTGGATGTCGAGGAAGACGACGTCGACGGCTTCGGGGCCGTCGGGTCCGGACTCCAGGGCGCGGTTGATGCGGCGCAGCGCCTCGGTCGCGTCGCCCGCGCCCTCCACGCTGCCGATGCGGGGGTCGGCGGAGAGCAGGTAGAGCAGCTCCTCCAGCGAGGGGCGTTCGTCGTCGACGGCGAGGGCGCGCAGCATGAAGGTGGAGTGTAGGGGCTGTCGTTTGAATCAGGTCGCAGGGCATCGGCGGAACCTGTCGACGCCGGTGAGCGGGAGCTGGTGCGTGCAGTCGCAAGGCGGAGGAGGGCGTCGACGCGATGGGGGTCCCCCCGCTCGAGCGCAGCCGAGAGTGGGGGAGTCGGCAACCGACGACAACGCCGCAGATGTGCGTGCCGGCCCCCGCGTCTGCGTGGTGATCGAAACGACAGCCCCTAAGGGCGATCGGCGCGGCGGGACACGTACGGGGCCTGGACGTTCCCGCTGGATACAGTGCGGGCATGAACGACGGCGGCGTCCTTTTCGACGATCTCGACCGGAAGATCATCACCGCGTTGATGGCGAACGCCAGGACGAGCTTCGCCGAGATCGGCACGGCCGTCGGGCTGTCCTCGACGGCCGTCAAGCGCCGGGTGGACCGGCTGCGGGACACCGGGGTGATCACGGGGTTCACGGCCACCGTGCAGCCGGCGGCGCTGGGCTGGAGCACGGAGGCGTACGTCGAGGTGTACTGCGAGGGCGCCGCCCCGCCGAGGCGGCTGGCGGAGGTGGTGCGCAACCATCCGGAGATCACCGCGGCGATGACGGTGACGGGCGGCGCGGACGCGCTGCTGCATGTGCGGGCGCGGGACGTGGAGCACTTCGAGGAGGTGCTGGAGCGGATCCGGGTCGAGCCGTTCATCCGGAAGACGATCAGCGTGATGGTGCTGTCGCATCTGCTGCCGGAGAGCCCGGAGGCGGGCGCGACGCAGCCCGCTCCCGAATAAACCTGCGAATAGTCCTGCTACGACGCAGCGAATCTGCGTCGACCGGGCCAATCACGCAGTGTTCGTGCGTGAACACGCAATATTCGTTGCTTGTCGGGCCTCCCCGTCGGTTCCTACCGTGGTGTCAACCCTCAGTCGACTCCACAGCAAGGTCGACACCGCAGGAAAACGGAGGAACCCCTCTGTGTCCGAAAGCCGTGTGCGGCGCCCCCGGCGCTTCCTCGTCTGCGAACCCAGACACTTCGCGGTGCAGTACGCGATCAATCCCTGGATGCATCCCGACACCCCCGTCGACGTCGATCTCGCCCAGGAGCAGTGGCAGAGGCTGATCAGCGTCTACCGCGGCCACGGTCACACCGTGGACACCGTGGAGCCGGCCCCCGGCCTCCCGGACATGGTCTTCGCCGCGAACTCGGCGGTGGTCGTCGCGGGCCGTGTCTTCGGGTCCCTGTTCCACGCGCCCGAGCGGCGCCCTGAGTCCGTCCACTACGACACCTGGTTCAAGGCGGCGGGCTACGACGTCCACCGGCCGGAGTCCGTCTGCGAGGGCGAGGGCGACCTGGTGTGGACGGGCCGGTACGTGCTGGCCGGCACCGGGTTCCGCACGACCCGTGAGGCGCACCGGGAGGTGCAGGAGTTCTTCGGCCACCCGGTGATCAGCCTGACCCTGGTGGACCCGCACTTCTACCACCTGGACACGGCGCTGTTCGTCCTCGACGACGACAACGTCTCGTACTACCCGGAGGCGTTCTCGCAGGGCAGCCGCGAGGTGCTCGCCCGGCTGTATCCGGACGCGGTGCTCGCCACCCGCGACGACGCCATGGCGTTCGGCCTGAACTCGGTGTCCGACGGCCGCCACGTGTTCATCGCGCCCCGGGCCGAGGCCCTCGCCGCCCGGCTCGGCGAGCGCGGCTACGTCCCCGTCCCCGTCGACCTATCGGAGTTCCAGAAGGCCGGCGGCGGCATCAAGTGCTGCACTCAGGAGATCCGTTCATGACCGCACCCGTCGTCCCGACGCGCTCCTCCGCCGATCTGATCCGCGCCGAGGAGCCGGTCCTCGCGCACAACTACCACCCGCTGCCCGTGGTCGTCGCGAGTGCCGAGGGCGCGTGGGTGCGCGACGTCGAGGGCCGCCGCTACCTCGACATGCTGGCCGGCTACTCGGCCCTCAACTTCGGCCACCGGCACCCGGCCCTGGTCGAGGCGGCCCACCGTCAGCTGGACCGTCTCACGCTGACCTCCCGCGCCTTCCACAACGACCGCCTGGCCGAGTTCGCCGAGCGGCTCGCGGCGTTGACCGGTCTGGACATGGTCCTGCCGATGAACACGGGCGCGGAGGCGGTGGAGAGCGGGGTGAAGGTGGCCCGCAAGTGGGCGTACGAGGTGAAGGGCGTCCCCGCCGACCGGGCGACGATCGTGGTCGCCGCCGACAACTTCCACGGCCGCACCACGACGATCGTGAGCTTCTCGACGGACGAGACGGCCCGGGCGGGCTTCGGCCCGTTCACGCCGGGTTTCCGGGTCGTCCCGTACAACGACCTGGCCGCGCTGGAGGCGGCGGTCGACGAGACGACGGCGGCGGTGCTGATCGAGCCGATCCAGGGCGAGGCCGGCGTCGTGATCCCCGACGACGGCTATCTGGCCGGGGTGCGGGAGCTGACCCGCCGGACGAACTGCCTGTTCGTCGCGGACGAGATCCAGTCCGGGCTCGGGCGGACCGGGCGGACGCTGGCCGTGGAGCACGAGGGGGTGGCGCCCGACGTGCTGCTCCTCGGCAAGGCGCTGGGCGGCGGCATCGTGCCGGTGTCGGCGGTGGTGGCCCGCCGGGAGGTGCTGTCGGTGCTGCGGCCCGGCGAGCACGGGTCGACGTTCGGCGGCAACCCGCTGGCGGCCGCGGTCGGTACGGCGGTGGTGGAGCTGCTGGAGACGGGTGAGTTCCAGCGCCGGGCGGCCGAGCTGGGCGTCGTGCTGCGCGAGGGCCTGACCGCGCTGGTCGGCAGGGGTGTCGTCGGCTTCCGCTCGCGCGGGCTGTGGGCGGGCGTCGACGTCGACCCGGCCCTCGGCACGGGCCGTGAGGTGAGCGAGCGCCTCATGCGCGAGGGCGTCCTGGTCAAGGACACGCACGGCTCGACGATCCGGCTGGCGCCGCCGCTGACCATCACCGGCGACGAACTGGCCGCGGCGTTGGGCGCGTTGGAGCGGGCGCTGACCCAGGGCGCCTGACGGGTCCGCCGTCGCCCCGGGGCGGGCGCGGGCGCGTCCCGCGTCGCCCCGGGTGGCTCGAGCGCACGTGCGCAGGCAGGGTGAAGATTGGGTCGGAAGGTGGTAGACCACTCTCAGCGACAGAGAGGCCGGCCGTGGGCACTGAGGACGAGGACGACGTAGCCCGCCGGCGGTTCGACGTGGCGGACACCGCGCCCCTGCTGCTCGACGAGCGGGGCGTGGTGGCGAGCTGGACCAGGGACGCCGAGCGGCTGCTGGGGTACCCGGCCGCCGAGGCCGTGGGCAGGAACCTGGCCGCACTGCTCACCCACGCGGACGCCGGACGGGTGGGGGACGTCCTCGCGCGGTGCCGCGAGGACGGCGGCTGGGCGGGGCTGCTGTCGGCCCGCCGCAGGGACGGACGGCCGGTGCCCGTCATGGCGCGCGTGACCTCCGCCCACGAGCCGGGCGGACCCGCGCGCTGGCTGGCGCTGCTCAACGAGATGTCCGACGCCCCGGGCTGGAACATGAGCCGCTCGGTGCTGGAGCAGATGGTCGGCGACTCCCCGATCGGCATAGCGATCGTCAACACCGATCTGCGTTTCGTGTGGTCGAACGCGGCCCTGGCGAGGTTCGGCGGCGGCCCGCCCGAGCACCGGCTGGGGCTGCGGCTCGCGGATGTGCAGCCGGGCCTGGACTCGGCGTCGATCGAGGCGCAGATGCGCCGGGTGCTGGAGTCCGGGGAGCCGGTCATCGGCTACGAGCTGGTGGGCAGGGTGCAGGCGGCTCCGCACCGGGAGACGGCGCACATGCTGTCGTTCACCCGGCTGGAGGACGAGCGGGGCGGCCCCATGGGCGTCTACTACACGGTCGTGGACATGACCGAGCGGCACCGCGCCCGGCAACGGCTCGCCCTGCTCGACCGGGCCGGCCGCCGCATCGGCCGCAGCCTCGACATCACCCGGACGGCGCAGGAGCTGGCGGATGTGGCGGTGCCGGACTTCGCCGACGTCGTCACCGTGGACCTGCTCGAACCGGTGCTGCGGGGCGCGGAGCCCGCGCCCGCCCGGGCGACGGGCGGCCCCGACGACTCCGTGTCGTTGCGCAGGGCGGGGCGGCGGCGGGCCGGCGACCCCGACACGCCCGCGGACGCCGACGGGTCCGGCGGCCCGGCCGGGGTCACCGCGGTCGTCTACCCGGCGGGTTCGCCGCCGGCACGCTGCCTGACCGAAGGGCAGCCCTGGCGAGCGGCCCGACTCGACCCGAACAGCCTGCGAGAAGCCCGCGGCCCGGGCGACCCGCAAGACCTGAGCAACCCCCAGGCCCCTGGCGAGCCCTGGGACCCCGACGACCCTCGGGGGACCGGCAGTCCCCGGAACCCGGTCGCCCCGGGCGACCCGGGCGGCCCGGGCGCCCCGCAGGATTTGAGCAACCCGCAGGACCCGGGCGGCCCCCGGGCACCGGGCGGCCCCCGGGAGCCGGGCGGCCCTGGCGGTCCCCAGCACACCGGCGGTCCCCGGGCGCACGGCGATCTCCGGGACACCGGCGACCCACAGGAGCCGGACGGTCCGCGGGAGCCGGACGGTCCGCGGGAGCCGGACGGTCCGCGGGAGCCGGGCGGGGTGGGTGCAGGTGCCGGGGGGTGGGGCGCCGTGCTGCCTGTCGGGGCCGGGCCGGCCAGTGTCCTGATCGTGCCGGTGCGGGCGCGGGGCACCGTGCTGGGCGTCACGACGTTCCTGCGGCACGACCCGCGCGAGCCCTTCGACGAGGACGATCTGGCGCTCGCCGAGGACCTCGTCTCGCGGGCGGCCGTCTGCGTGGACAACGCCCGGCGCTACACCCGCGAACGGGGCGCGGCCCTGGTCCTCCAGCGCAACCTGCTGCCCCGCCGGCTGCCCGCGCAGGACGCCGTCGAGGTGGCCGCCGACTACCGGCCGGCCGACGAGCTGACCGGCCTCGGCGGGGACTGGTACGACCTGATCCCGCTGTCGGGGGCCCGGGTGGCGCTCGTCGTCGGCGAGGTGCCCGGGCACGGCATCGACGCCGCGGCCGCCATGGGGCGGGTGCGGACCGCGGTACGCACCCTGGCCGCGCTGGACCTGCCGCCCGCGGAGATCCTCGCGCACCTCGACGACCTGGTCACCCGTATGGACGAGGAGGAGGACGAGGAGGCGGACGACAACGACGGGGCGCGCGTCGCGGCGGACGCCCGGCCCCGGTCCGACGGCAGGCGGGTGGCGGGCTCGGCGTGCGTGTACGTCGTGTACGACCCGGTCGACGGGAGTTGCGTGATGGCCGCCGCCGGGCACCCCGCGCCGGCCGTCGTGCTGCCCGACGGGACCGTCGACTTCGTAGATCTGCCCCGGGGGCCCGCGCTCGGTGTGGGCGGCCCGCCGTTCGAGTCGGCCGAGCTGGTCCTGCCGGAGGGCAGCACGCTCGCGCTGCACACGGACGGTCTGCTGGCCGACGGCGAGCGGGGGGCGCCGGACACCAGCCGGGAGCGGCTGCGGCAGGCCCTGGAGCAGCCGGCCGCCGCCCTCGACCTGCGCTGCCGGACGGTGATCGACACCCTCGTCCCGGCCCGTCCGTACGACGACGTGGCCCTGCTGATGGCCCGCACCCGCCGGCTGCCGGCCGGCCAGGTGGCCGACTGGGAGCTGCCCGCGGACCCGGCAGCCGTCGCCGAGGCCCGCAAGACCGCGAGCCGCCGACTGGCGGAGTGGGGGCTCACGGAGCTGTCGTTCACCACCGAGCTCGTCGTCAGCGAGCTGGTCACGAACGCGATCCGGTACGCCACGGGGCCGATCAGGCTCCGGCTGATCCGCGAGCGCACCCTGTTCTGCGCGGTCTTCGACGGCGGCGCCACCGCACCCCATCTGCGCCATCCGAGGGCCACCGACGAGGGCGGCCGGGGGCTGCTGCTGGTCTCCCAGGTCACCCAGCGGTGGGGCACCCGCTTCCTCCCCGAGGGGAAGGTCATCTGGGCGGAGCAGTCACTCACCGACGCCGGCGCGTGAGCGATGGGGAACATTCATCGCATCACGTGAGAAACTGGCGCAATACCGGCAGATAGGGCGCGAGCCATGAACGACACGGCGATCGACTACGCGGCGGTCTTCCAGGCCCTGCCGGGCATGGTGGCGCTGCTCACGCCCGGGTTGGTGTACGCGGACGCCAACGAGGAGTTCCTGCGGGTGGCCGGCCGCAAGCGCGAGCAGATGGTCGGCCGGCACCTCTTCGACGTCTTCCCCGACAACCCCGAGGAGCCCGGCGCGAACGGCATGCGCAACCTGGAGGCGTCGCTGCGCCGGGTGCTGGCCACCGGCGAGCGGGACACCATGGCTCTGCAGCGCTACGACGTGGAGTCGGCCGACCGGCCCGGCGAGTGGGAGGAGCGCTACTGGAGCCCGGTCAACGCCCCGGTGTACGGGCCGGACGGGTCGGTGGTGCTGCTGGTGCACCGCGTCGAGGAGGTCACCGAGCTGATTCGGGCGCGCGGCGGGCGCGGGACGGCCGCGGACGACGGGCGGGTCGGCAGCCGGGGCCGGGTGCTGGAGGCCGAGCTGTACACCCGCGCCCGTGAGCTGCAGGAGCTCAACGAACGGCTGCGGCTTGCCCACGCACGCGAGCGCGAGGTGGCCCTCGCCCTCCAGGAGGCGATGCTGCCGCCGCGCATGCAGGTCGGGCACCACCGGGCCGCGGTGCGCTACCGGCCGGCGGTCGGCGCGCTCAACGTGTGCGGGGACTGGTACGACCTGGTCGACCTGGTCGGCGGCAACCGCATCGGGGTCTCGGTCGGCGACGTCGTCGGACACGGTCTGGAGGCCGCCGGGGTGATGGGCCAGCTGCGCAGCGCCCTGAGCGCGGCCTCCCGGGTGGCCCAGGGGCCGGGCGAGGCACTGAACGTCCTCGGACGGTACGCGCACGTCGTGGACGGGGCCGAGTCGGCCACCGCGGTCACCACGTTCATCGACTTCGACCATCACACGATCACCTACAGCAGCGCCGGGCATCCGCCGCCGGTGCTCGTGCACGCCGACGGGCGGGTGGAGTTCCTCGACCGGGCGACGGACCCCCCGCTGGACGCCCGGCCCGACCCGGCCCCGCGACCCGAGGCGCGCACCACGTACGACGACGGCGCCACCCTGGCCCTGTACACGGACGGTCTCATCGAGCGACGGCGGGAGGACATCGACACGGGACTGAACCGTCTCGCGGACGCGCTGGCCCGGCACCGGAAAGCCGACCCCGAGAGCCTCGCCGACGCGGTGCTGTGGGAGCTCCTGCCGCCCGGCGGCGCCACCGACGACACGGCCTTGGTCGTCGTACGGCTGTGACGGGGGCGAGAGGGCAGGGGGAACGGGAGCTGCGCCGGCCCGGTTCCGGCCGTTGCCGCCTACCCCTACACTGACACCCCACACCATGCCGGTTGACCTGCTGGAACACGGCCCCGAGCCGACCCGCCGGACACGAGGAGCGACACCCTTTGTTCTACTACCTCCTGAAGTATGTGGTGTTGGGGCCGCTGCTGAGACTGCTCTTCCGCCCTCGAATAGAGGGTCTGGAGCATGTGCCGGACTCGGGAGCGGCGATCATCGCTGGAAACCACCTGTCGTTCTCCGACCACTTCCTGATGCCCGCGATCCTCAAGCGGCGCATCACGTTCCTCGCGAAGGCCGAGTACTTCACGGGGCCGGGCCTCAAGGGCCGGCTGACCGCGGCCTTCTTCCGCAGCGCGGGCCAGATCCCGGTGGACCGTTCCGGCAAGGAGGCCGGCCAGGCCGCGATCCGCGAGGGCCTGGGCGTGCTGAGCAAGGACGAGCTGCTGGGCATCTACCCGGAGGGCACCCGCTCGCACGACGGACGGCTCTACAAGGGCAAGGTCGGCGTCGCCGTGATGGCCCTGCGGGCGCAGGTGCCGGTGATCCCCTGCGCGATGATCGGCACCTTCGAGGCGCAGCCGCCGGGCAAGGTCGTCCCGACCCTGCACCCGGTCGTGATCCGCTTCGGCAAGCCCCTCGACTTCTCCCGCTACCTCGGCATGGAGCACGAGAAGGCGGTGCTGCGCGCGATCACCGACGAGATCATGTACGCCATCCTCTCGCTGTCCGAGCAGGAGTACGTCGACCAGTACGCGGCCGTCGCCAAGGCGGAGGAGGTCGCCGCGAAGGCGGAGACGGAGAAGTCGGGGAAGGGGCGCAAGTTCCCCCGGCTGCCCTCGAGATGACGGTACGTCAGTATCGTTGAGGGCGACGAGGGGCGGCCGGATCGATCCGGCCGCCCCTCGTCGCCCTACGGGCGGTGCCCTACCGCTCGAGTCCTACGGCTTGGGCGTGGCGTGCGGTGCGCAGGTCACGTCCGACCGGTCCAGCTTGCCGGTGAGGAGGTAGGCGTCGACCCGGCTGTTGATGCAGGTGTTCACCAGGCTGGTGACACCGTGGGAGCCCGCGCCCTTCTCGGTGATCAGGCGGGAGCCCTGGAAACGCTTGTGCAGTTCCACGGCGCCCGCGTACGGGGTGGCCGCGTCGTTCGTGGACTGGACGATCAGCACCTGCGGCAGCCCCTTGTGCGTGGTGACGTGCACCGGAGTCTGCTGCTTGACCGGCCAGGTGGCGCAGGGCAGGTTCATCCAGGCGTTGGCCCACGTCATGAACGGGTGGCTCTTGTGCAGCGCCGTGTTGTCCCGGTCCCACTTCTTCCAGCTGGTGGGCCACTTGGCGTCGGTGCACTCGACGGCCGTGTAGACGGCGTTGCCGTTCTCCGAGGAGATGTTGCCGGCGGTGTCCGTCAGGTCGGGCGAGGCCGCGTCGACCAGGGCCTTGGTGTCCCCGGCGAAGTAGGCGCTGAAGACGGTGGCGACCGGCACCCACGAGGAGTCGTAGTACGGGGCGCTCTGGAAGAAGGAGATCAGCTCGGCCGGGCCTACGACGCCGCCGATGGGGTTCTTCTTCGCGGTGGCGCGCAGCTGGAGCCACTTCGCCTGGACGGCGGCGCGGGTCGTGCCCAGGTGGAAGGTCGCGTCGTTGGCGGCGACCCAGTCCTGCCAGTCCTTCCAGCGGCCCTCGAAGGCGACGTCCTGGTCGAGGTTGGCCTGGTACCAGACCTTCTCGCGGGAGGGGTTGACCACGCTGTCGACGACCATGCGACGCAGGTGGCCCGGGAACATGGTGCCGTACACGGCGCCGAGGTAGGTGCCGTACGAGACGCCGAGGAAGTTGAGCCCCCGCTCGCCGAGGGCGGCGCGGATGACGTCCAGGTCGCGCACGGTGTTCGGCGTGGTCATCTGCTGGAGCATCGCCTTGCCGGTGCGCTCGGCGCAGCCCTGCGCGTACTCACGGGCGAGCCCCCGCTGGGCGTACTTGTCGGCCGTGGTGTCCGGGACCGGGTCGGCCTTGGGCGCCTTGACGAACTCCTGCGGGTCCATGCAGGAGATGGGCGCGGAGTGGCCCACGCCGCGCGGGTCGAAGCCGACGAAGTCGTAGGCCTTGGCCACGTTGGCCCAGACGGGCGCCTTGGTGGTGACGCGACGCGGGAAGCGCAGGCCGGAGCCGCCGGGACCGCCGGGGTTGTAGACGAGCGCCCCCTGACGCTCCTGAGCCGTGCCCGTGTTGCCGATGCGGTCGACGGCGAGCTTGATCTGCCTGCCGTTCGGCTTGGCGTAGTCGACCGGAACGGTGACCCAGCCGCACTTGATCGGCTTCTCCAGGCCCCAGTCGGCCGGGCAGTCCTGCCAGTCGATGCCGGCCTTCGCGGCGCGCTCGGCGGCGATCGCCGCGCCCCGCGCCTCACGGTCTTGTCCCGGACGACTGCTGGTCGCGCTCGCGGTGGGCGCGGTGACCGCGCCGGCGAGCAGAGTCGCGGTGACGAGTATGCCCGCCGAGCCCAGCGCGGCGACGCGCTTGTTCGGTCGTATGTCCTTCAAGTGGGAACTCCCCCTACCTGGTTATGGCGGCAGGGTGGATCCTCGCTGCTGTGAGGCGTCTGAGAAAAGGTGTCGTTGACCTTCTTTGCCAATCCGATAACCGGAGAGGAAGGTACCGTTCACCGGATGTCCAGGTCGGCGAGGGCCTCGTCCAGTGCGCGGCGCAGCCGCAGCGCGTCGGGCGCGAGGGCCGTGACGAGCGCGGCGGGACCGGCCAACGGCATCACGCGGGCGTGTTCGCCGACCGCCCGGGCCGCCGTCGGCCGCTGAGCGAACTCCGGCAGTACGACGATGAGTTGTCCGACGGCCCGGTGACCGGCGAGAACGGCGGGGCCGTCCCAGCCGCCGGGCGCGCCCGGTCCGCAGGCCAGTTCCTGATCGAGGACGGCCCGGCCGGCGACCTTGACGACCAGTCTGCTGGTCAGCCTGCCCGGCTCCTCCCCCACCCGCCCCAGCACCTGCTCCTCGCGCAGCACCAGGCGGGCGTCGGCGCCGAGGTCGACGCGCGTGGAGACGGACAGGTCGCTGCCGCCCGCCGAGATCAACTGCTCGGGCAGCCAGTGCAGTTCGCCGCCGTCGGCGACGGTGAGCCGGACGTCGTACCGGGCTTCGTCCTTCGTCTGGCCGGGCAGGGCGATGGTGGCGGCGGCCGAGCCGACCCGCAGCCGGGCTCCGCCGCCGACGTCCGCCTCCACAGCGAACCGGTCACCGCCGAGGGGCCCGCTCATCGCCCCGACGAGCAGGACGCGCGCCTCGTCGCCGACGGCCCGGGTGCGCCGCAGGGCGAGCGGTCCGTCGCTCTCCAGCACGGGCAGGCAGGTGCCCCCGCGCCCGTCGGCGCTCGCCCTGATCCGTGCGGTGGCGCACACCCGGCTCATGTCACGCCGTCCAGGCGGCGAGCTGCGAACGCACCCAGGCTGCGACGTCCGCGACGCCGCTCCCGGCGCGCAGGGACTGGAAAACGACGGGCAGTTCGGCCCGTTGCGCCTTCGCGTCGGCGGCCATGCGGGCGAGGTCGGAGCCGACGTACGGCGCGAGGTCGGTCTTGTTGACGACGAGCAGATCGGCGGTGGTGACGCCCGGGCCGCCCTTGCGCGGGATGTCGTCCCCGCCCGCCACGTCGATGACGAAGATCTGGGCGTCCACCAGCCCCTTGGAGAAGGTGGCGGTGAGGTTGTCCCCGCCCGATTCGACCAGGATGAGGTCCAGCGGCCCCACGGCGTCCTCCAGGTCCTCCACGGCTTCGAGGTTGGCGGAGATGTCGTCCCGGATCGCGGTGTGCGG
It includes:
- a CDS encoding sodium/solute symporter codes for the protein MNSTFAVPAVALVVVATVLVGAFGLRISRTTSDFYVASRTVGPRLNAAAISGEYLSAASFLGIAGLVLVQGPDMLWYPVGYTAGYLVLLLFVAAPLRRSGAYTLPDFAEARLASQAVRRLAGAFVVGVGWLYLLPQLQGAGLTLTVLTGAPDSLGGLIVALVVTATVAAGGMRSITFVQAFQYWLKLTALLVPVLFLVLAWQSDGAPRDVFEEPAAFRDQRVVRVGDTLHLKLDRPLTVTVDGTVDGRPHEDAVLRLPAGTHRIERGARLTFTEGAAVPAAERGPGGGMSTSLAASREERPLYATYGLILATFLGTMGLPHVVVRFYTSPHGVAARRTTVAVLALIGAFYLLPPVYGALGRLYTPELALSGDADAAVLLLPDRMIGGLGGELLGALVAGGAFAAFLSTASGLTMAVAGVLAQDVLPTRGVRHFRLGTGLAMAVPLAASLLVGGLPVADAVGLAFAVSASSFCPLLVLGIWWRRLTPPGAAAGMLVGGGSAFVAVAATMAGLPGAGPAHALLAWPALWSVPLGFLTMILVSLATPNRVPSGTSAILARFHLPEELRTAQAAAEAKP
- a CDS encoding LytR/AlgR family response regulator transcription factor: MLRALAVDDERPSLEELLYLLSADPRIGSVEGAGDATEALRRINRALESGPDGPEAVDVVFLDIQMPGLDGLDLARLLTGFARPPLVVFVTAHEDFAVQAFDLKAVDYVLKPVRKERLAEAVRRAAEQRGTAPRIPVHEPDPDHIPVELGGVTRFVAVDDITHVEAQGDYARLHTDRGSHLVRIPLSTLEDRWSARGFVRIHRRHLVALRHIGELRLDAGTVSVLVGGEELQVSRRHARELRDLLMRRT
- a CDS encoding Lrp/AsnC family transcriptional regulator, translating into MNDGGVLFDDLDRKIITALMANARTSFAEIGTAVGLSSTAVKRRVDRLRDTGVITGFTATVQPAALGWSTEAYVEVYCEGAAPPRRLAEVVRNHPEITAAMTVTGGADALLHVRARDVEHFEEVLERIRVEPFIRKTISVMVLSHLLPESPEAGATQPAPE
- the ddaH gene encoding dimethylargininase, whose amino-acid sequence is MSESRVRRPRRFLVCEPRHFAVQYAINPWMHPDTPVDVDLAQEQWQRLISVYRGHGHTVDTVEPAPGLPDMVFAANSAVVVAGRVFGSLFHAPERRPESVHYDTWFKAAGYDVHRPESVCEGEGDLVWTGRYVLAGTGFRTTREAHREVQEFFGHPVISLTLVDPHFYHLDTALFVLDDDNVSYYPEAFSQGSREVLARLYPDAVLATRDDAMAFGLNSVSDGRHVFIAPRAEALAARLGERGYVPVPVDLSEFQKAGGGIKCCTQEIRS
- the rocD gene encoding ornithine--oxo-acid transaminase; the protein is MTAPVVPTRSSADLIRAEEPVLAHNYHPLPVVVASAEGAWVRDVEGRRYLDMLAGYSALNFGHRHPALVEAAHRQLDRLTLTSRAFHNDRLAEFAERLAALTGLDMVLPMNTGAEAVESGVKVARKWAYEVKGVPADRATIVVAADNFHGRTTTIVSFSTDETARAGFGPFTPGFRVVPYNDLAALEAAVDETTAAVLIEPIQGEAGVVIPDDGYLAGVRELTRRTNCLFVADEIQSGLGRTGRTLAVEHEGVAPDVLLLGKALGGGIVPVSAVVARREVLSVLRPGEHGSTFGGNPLAAAVGTAVVELLETGEFQRRAAELGVVLREGLTALVGRGVVGFRSRGLWAGVDVDPALGTGREVSERLMREGVLVKDTHGSTIRLAPPLTITGDELAAALGALERALTQGA